Part of the Pantoea alfalfae genome, CAACCACATCGTTACTGTAAATACAGATAACCTTCCCTGACATGAGTGCCGTTACCCTTTTAAAAGGGATGACCAGGGATTGATTTTTTCGCGGTTCTTTTTTCACATAAACCTCTCAACCCTTAACGACCAGAAGACAGCCTGTGAATGCCGTTATGCATCACAGAAAACCCGGACATCAGAATTAACGCTGTAATTTGCAGGATCACGGACATATGAGATGCATAAGGAGTTAAAATTTTGCAGACTCAATAACCCCCTTATAAAGCTCAAGCAGCGTCAGATCATTGATGAAGGCGTTAAAGGCCATATCACCACTTAGCGAAAACTTCTTCATGACATTGTATTTATGTGCATAAATTGTTTTAGCGGAGAGATTCAGCCGTTTAGCTGTCTGCCCTACGCTATACCCTTTCTTAAGAAAACTTAGCACCTGCAGCTGGACTACTGTAATACGCGCGAAATCGCAATGTGAGCAATCCGTGGGTACAAATCCTCTGGCGCTCCCCTGATTTCCCAGCCAGAACCGGATGATTTTATCAGCAATATCGCGAACAGAATCCCTGCGCGAAATGATAATCAAAGAACGATAGCAGAGAGGCAAATGCTCAGGAGTGATGTCTTCAATATCGTCAACAAAGACCATTAAAATGCTACCGGGCTTCCGATCCCGGTAGGCAGGCTGACACATATAAAGGCGCCACTGTGCAACACTAATCAGTATAAAGTCCGCCTGACATAAATTTTTCGCGTCATAGGCGGGTAAGAATTCTACTGACGTATCTGATAACAGTGCCTCCTCAATAATTTTGGAGATGCCCAGCCGAAAGAAGTAGTTCTCATTTGTACAAACGACTTTAAAATGCATTTTTCCCTTAAGCATCCCAAAAGTTAAATAAAAAAATCAGGTAAACTTGCCATTAACCAGGGTCAGTTCACCTTTCTCTTTTAATTCTTTCAAAACCCTGCAAATGGAGCTTTTTGAAAGATGAGAACTGTTTTCAATCAGGTAAAGTGCCGAAAAGCGCTTCTTAAGATGCGGTGGCAATTTTTCCCAGCGACCAATTAAAGAAATCACTTCATCATATGAGTTATTCTTGGGTAGCTGAATGTAGTTCATCAGGTCTGAGTACTGGCCCGAAAGAATGGACATGGCATCGTTAAAGAGGTCTTTCTCAAATACCAGTCGCCAGAACACATCGTAATCAATGAAACTGACCTTCCCATAATCGATTCTTTCCAGATAGACAGGAGGTTCATCGAGTGCCGGTGTGACACCGACAACAAAGGGAGCAGACAGAATATTTAAGACCTTATTTTCACTCTTTAATTTCAGTAAGAAGTCACCATCAAGAATGAACATTACACGGCGTACATTATCTTTAGTGAGATGATAACGACGCTTACCGCGTGAAATCTCATCTGGATTAGCAACCTGGGTGTACCCGGCCAGCGCATCGATGATCCGCTCATGATTCTCAGTCACTCTATACATAATAATTAACTCAATCTAACTAACACGAAGTTAGTGATTAGTAGAAAAATTAGTAAAAATCCGTTTGTTATAGTCTCTTTTTTTCGCCTGGTGTATTTCTGATCTCTGGCCTTCCCCCGGATATAAACCATAGAAGAGGTCGTTATTGGTTTCACTATAGTAAAACCATTGCGATAAAATTCAACACCACAAACATGCAAAAAGGAAGAGCATTAAGCCAGCGAATGGCATAACAACCAGATATTTCACCGCTTTAAAGTCATTTAATCAGTAATTCAAACTAACAAGTAGAGACTTACTGATAGGGTTATAACTTTTTTCTTAAAAAAGGAATCAATCATAACCATATGGAAATTAATGTTATAAAAACACCGTATTAAAAAAACAAGTCCGCAGTGGCATTTTAAAAACCTGTAATAATCTTCACATGGTTACTCATAATAGAATCATTGTTAATTCCTCCGTGAAAATAAAAAAAACCAACACAGCACCTGATGGCATAAATTAAACCATAGCATTCCCATAACAGACATTTAAATCGATAAATTATTAATATATAGATTTAAATTCTATTTTTTTATATTTTTTAAGCGTTATACTCCATTAATGGATAAGGCTCTAAGCGCCAGGATTTTACCTTACGCTTCATATGAATCTCACTTACTCAGAATCAGGCTGTTTTAAGAAACCCCTATAGATTATTCTCAAAGCCTTTACATCGCAGAATGTGTACCATTCTCACCGCCTG contains:
- a CDS encoding helix-turn-helix domain-containing protein: MYRVTENHERIIDALAGYTQVANPDEISRGKRRYHLTKDNVRRVMFILDGDFLLKLKSENKVLNILSAPFVVGVTPALDEPPVYLERIDYGKVSFIDYDVFWRLVFEKDLFNDAMSILSGQYSDLMNYIQLPKNNSYDEVISLIGRWEKLPPHLKKRFSALYLIENSSHLSKSSICRVLKELKEKGELTLVNGKFT
- a CDS encoding helix-turn-helix transcriptional regulator — translated: MHFKVVCTNENYFFRLGISKIIEEALLSDTSVEFLPAYDAKNLCQADFILISVAQWRLYMCQPAYRDRKPGSILMVFVDDIEDITPEHLPLCYRSLIIISRRDSVRDIADKIIRFWLGNQGSARGFVPTDCSHCDFARITVVQLQVLSFLKKGYSVGQTAKRLNLSAKTIYAHKYNVMKKFSLSGDMAFNAFINDLTLLELYKGVIESAKF